Genomic segment of Candoia aspera isolate rCanAsp1 chromosome 2, rCanAsp1.hap2, whole genome shotgun sequence:
CTAGATACTTTTTCCCCAAAGTAATCTGTCCTTGAGGATCTGATGATGGCTCCACTTCTAAAACGGTTGGGAGGGATGTAGGAATGGAGTAAGGATAAAGGTCCAAGTCCAAGACCTGTTTTTTTAAGGCTGTGGGTGCTTTGCTTCAAGGACTTCTAACAAGTTGAGGCTATCTAGGATTTTATTCAGTATTTTCCATAAAGGGTGGCCACCTATGTGTAGGGAGGGACTCCGTTTTATAATCCTTATTAAACTTAGTGATGTGTAGAGAGTCTAGGTCTGTATAGCTAAATCTTCCTAGCTTACTAGGTATATCAACATCTTCTCCATAGTGTTTGGTGCTACGTATAGCTAAGATCCCTCAACTTAGCAGATTTCTTCCTCTTTGGTGTTTGCCTTTTTCTCCtgtcctctccccaccccccactcccccagtTCTTAATCTCACTTTTTGGGGGAGCAGGTGTCCGTAGCAGCTTTCCTGTGTTAAATCACAAAGGTCCCCCTACCAAAGAGACAGTCCACCCTGCCCAGATTCCAGAGGCAGGAGACCCCTACAGGATGGTAGGTGTCTCTTCTGAATGCATGTTCATTTCCTCTTAAAATCAGCATCTGAATGTGCCTTATATCTCTTTTAACTGATGGAGCAATCGTACATCATTTTTTCTCTAGGAGGAAAAATATGAAGGGTCCACATTTTCACTGCCTGGCTGTTACCTCTCCCCTCAATTTTGAACTCTCCCTGAAGCCTTTCAGCTCCGTGCTCTGACTGCTGATACTCTCACCTTCGCTCATTGTCCCAGACTACGACGGGGGCCATCTGCTCACATCCCCATGAAGCACACTTAGTCAAATCGTAGCCCTTCTGCGATGGCTTAAATGTCACCCCTGTGTCTGTGCTTCTGAATTCACATATGCCAGGCTCTGCCTGCTTGCTTGCGTGTTGTGGCCTCAGCATGGTGCCTTGCCTGTGTTCTACTGAGGAGAAGGACACACTCTGCTCTTGATGCTACTGAGAACCTTGACTTTAGAATAAACCCTAAGATTACTGCCTGTTACGGCCCTTCTGTGTGTCCATTTCTACTTCTTTCCTGGTCTACATTTTCACAGTCTGAGCCTAGGAAATGCTTGCTATGAGGATAAAAAGCGCATGGAGCAAATGACATTTCGTCGGTTTTACATGTGATCTTGCTTTATCAGTATAGATATAATAGAATCCAGTTTATTCCATTTGGCTGCATAACCTCTAACATTCCTTTGGGTTGCAGTtgtattactactattattatttccCACATTTATGGTCAacacaaggcagcaaacatacgtaatactcctcctattttccccacaacaacagcactgtgaggtgggttgggctgagaggaagttactggcccagggtcacccagccggcttccatacctaaggcgggactagaactcacagactcctggtttctagcccagcaccttcactgcTACACCATCCTGGCTTTTTagttaatccagtgtttctcaaccttggcaactttaagacatgtggacttcaactttcagaattccccagccagcatgggtgatCCACTCTTAACACGCTGCAGTTAAAACAGACTTCAGCAGCTTTTTAATCCCACACTACTCTCATTTGGCTGCTTGGATCCAGACACTGAGCAGACCTTCCTGAGCTCAAATCACTGTATTTGATTTAGTGCGGAAACGGAGTGAGCTGGTCCAGGGCTGTGCAGCTGTGTGCGTGCAGTTCAACACTGAGTCGCCAGCTGCAAGGGGCAGTGGATTTCACAGCAGCCAGGATGGGCAGAAAGTGACGTGTCGTTGCAAAAGGGTAGCAGTGAACGAAGGGCACTTCTGCTGGGCCCCTTTGCTATGACTCAGAGCACTGTTTCCTCTCTGGCATGACGTGACGTGCACACATCCTGCCTGCAAAGGGAGGAGAATCTATCAGGCTAAGTGCAGAGTTGGCTGCTTGCTGTTAGCTGTTTAACCAGCATgaatataggtttttttttcctggtctagggaagaggaaaaaaaaaagcagattggAAAGCAATGTACTTCCTTTTAATCATTCTCGAAAGTAAACATTCTAAGTTTCCACCCATCCAGGATCATCAGACTTCTGGTGGGCCTCTGTCAGTCCCTTATGCTGCTATCTGCTCTGGCACTTGGCCCAGTTTGGGTCTAACCATGGTTTCTATAAGCCACAATGCCTCTGAGGTTGCATCAGTGTGGAACTCTAGGATATTTCAAGGGGTGCAAAAGCAGCTCTTATATTCTACTGTTCTCATCATCAGAtaaccttacaggtagtcctcacttaacaatcataattgagaccagaattttggttgctaagcaaagtggtcattaagcaaatccagcctgattttacaactttttttgtgggtggtcattaagtgaatcagtgcagttgttaagtgagccacatggtcgttaagcaaatcacacagttccccattgattttgcttgccagaagctggccaggaaagtcgaaaatggcaatcatgtgaccacaaaatgttgtgatggtcataaatgcgaaccggttgccaagcattcaaatcgtgatcacgtgattgcggagactctgcaatggtcataagtgtgagcaccagttgtaagttggctttttcagcaccatcattaagtctgaaccatcactaaacaaatggtcattaaatgaggactgccttaTTAGGACCTACCAAAAAGAGAGAACAGGCAACTAGAGAGTACTCACTTCGACATGGAGGTATAGGCCTGTAGCTCTGATGCCAGATGACTCAATTAAGTTAAAACCTCTTCCCTAAAAGACATCTGTTCATTTCCCAGCGATTACAGTCCTAATAAAACATGTTGCATTTTGTGATTGTGTTTGCACAAGATACTTTGCTAAAAATGCAGACTAGTGAATGCACCCACACAAACCCAATATACACCATAAAGTATGATCTAGGAGTTGAAGTGGTGGAGCGTGCATACAttgattaatttgtttttttgaGCTGAGTTGCACCAACACGTCCTACCACATCCTATAGggctttccttccctttctatcAAGAACTGCAATCTACTTTCCCATGCAAAGCAGTAATAATCAGGCCACCCTGATCTTTAGGTGTGTGTCAGATTAAAAATGTGACATGTCCCCTTCTCCTAGACCAATGGAGATCATCTGactcagggtttttcaaacttggcaacttgaagatgtgtggacttcaactggctggggaattcggggagttgaagcccacacatcttcaagttgccaagtttgaaaaacactgatctaacttaAGTTTTATCTGGCAGAATTCTTGCTATATATGCAAGCAGAGTCTCAAAACATTTCTTGGCATGGAAAGGCATCGGTCAACAACGCTGACTATGCAATTTGTTAAATGAATTATgtcaaaataatttgcattttccaACACAGTAATCCCACTTGGACCAAGACTACGAAATCACATCCCCTAAgtttaaaatgaaatatctgaATGGCCCAAGGGATATTTATGGTTGCAAATGTTTGCCGTTTACCTTCATGTTGGTGGCTATGCATTCTAAGGCTCCACTGATCAAtcattttgattaaaaaatgAGACTAGGATATGTGCCTTAAATAGATCCATGTCCTACATTTGTTCCTATTGCTCTGGAGTGCCATATAGGCCCAGACCTTCTCTCCACCACTTTACGGTCCTGGATGGAGCCAAGACAATTGGGTGATTGAAGTCTCCATGTGAGAAACACAGCACAATACCTTGGAGGCTCACAATCCTGAGTTCTGTGTGTCATGGAGCCCAGCGTGTGCCTTTTGTGAACAGAAAGGGAAGTAAGGGAAGATTGCAGAGTTCGTTCTAtcaaaaaaaagaaatcacaatgGCCAAGAAAACCGGCTTAGTGGATCAGGCTGAAAGCCCACCAGGTCCAACATCCTGTCTCCCACGATGGCCAAGCAGGTGTCTCTCAGAAGGTTACAAGCAGGACGTGAGCTCATGTTCCTGTTCCTGGGATAGCATGAAATTAATTTACTGATGGATTAGTTTTATATTAAAGTAAACATTTTCAGAATGTGGGAATTAAAATTGAACAGGCTACCCTGCGGGGAAGCCAGATGCTCGGAAATGTCAGAGCCAGCCTCTGCCGGCTTGTTCTGGGCCAAGCTTCAGATAGCTCTCTGCAGATGCATCATTGTCCCACCCAAGTAGGTAATCCAAATAAAGCAGGGAAATAAGTTCTTTTGGAATAGTTGTATGACTAAAAGCCATCTGTATTTCATTTAGGGTTGCTAAGTCCTTTTCCTCtgttcttttccccacagcataGTTCTTATAcgcactctctcacacacacacacgtataccgTATGCATGTTAAATCTTCCCTTGTACTGAGACTCTGCGCTTTTCCCTTCCCACTGCCCTGAATTAATCTTCTGTCTCCCTCCAAGTCCAGCTGTAGATTCAACCCCATCTTCTAACCTTACATCCAAAAACAAAATACCCAGCCCTAAACTCTGGAATTCAAGAATCCCAGCTGCAATCAAACCATTTTATCTTCTTCCCTCCTTATAATCAACATCCAGCTTGTAATATATGAGGTTATCTAATATAGACTTTATATTTAGATTTcacatttttctctctgtctctctagagtagtatttctcaaccttggcaactttaagacgtgtggacttcaactcccagaattccccagccagcatagctggggaattctgggagttgaagtccacacgtcttaaagttgccaaggttgagaaacgctgctctagaagCACATGAGATGGCTTGCTATTCCTGAAACAGTTATGGCTGCCCTCTATGACTCAACCCATTCATTTCAATCACCTTCACATATTTTGCTCATTGGCCTGCTAGTAATATTGATTagcttctctccccccaccccaagactgCAACTTTTGCTTTAGCATCTGCCTAAGAAGAGTGCAATTCCAAAGATGGAGCTTCACTGGCTTGGAGAAGAAGCATTAAGATTATGCAGCTGCAAGCAGGAAAATGCAACATTTGCTATATCGAAGGCATGCATGTGCTACGCAGCTCTCCACCGATTCTCCAGTTCTCCGGCAAAGCTTTAGCctatatatttattatacaaGACCAGGATCCAGAGCAGTGAGCAAGCATGCGGGACTTGTGCTGCAGTAGGCAGAAGGACACTGTGGCCTGTTGACCCCCAAAGCAATTTGCGAGTAGAGAGATCCTTTCTGTTCTCAGCTTGTTAGCTGCCCCTGCATGCCACGGAGCTGGTCTATCCAGCCAGAGTGGTGgcgtggttaaaaaaaaatctgatgaagCACGCACAAAATATGATAGCTCAACAGTCTGACCCGTGGGAGCCTGGCTGCTACCATGTATAGGAAGGCTGAACTCAACCCCACCTCTgcttcttccctgccagcttccctcgtCTGCCACGTGGAGCACTCTGCTTAGGCTGTGTTGGCCTGCCTTTTGCAGCCCGTGTtcacaaggaggaaaaaaaatgcatcccAGAAGGAAAGATGAGTTTTTTTCATACCCCTGAGCAAACCCAGAAGGCAATCCCGTCATCACGGAGTAGCTACACTGAGCCGATCTTGGCCAATCCCCACCTCAAAGCCATGTGGGTTCCAACCTCTTTAGGACATGGTTGGGGGGCTGGTGGGAAATCTTGGGGCcctaaactagactgggaagttgaaaaaacatcctggaagcaAGGGGAAACCCGTTTGCTGATTGCTGAGACACCAACATGCCTATTAAGTCATCCAGAGTCATCTTTGCTTGAAGACAACTCTGCCTTGAGGGCAGAAGTTTTAGGCATTTCAGGCTTGCTGCTTGCTACAACTGAACCTAACTGGGCTGTAGCTCAGTGTTCAACCATCAGCCTTTGTGGGCAGGAAGCCTCTGGTCCTGGCCTCTCCCAGTGGGTTGAAAAAAGACTTTCCTTCTGAAATCCAGGTTTCTGCTAACACTGGTGGAAATGAATCAGAACAGTGACTCAATATAAATATCTGAAGATTAACTAAAATGCCAGTGGAGTTAATCAGGGCAGTGGCCCCCTAAGTCACCCAGCTTCTCCTGATAAATTGCTTCTAGAGTCCCACCACTCTTGATGGTCTCCTGGCTGGCCAACAAGGCCAATTTAACAAGGTGAGGACAGGAGAAAGCACTGTAGTGCAAGCTGAACTTTTGAAGAATATGCAGTTGGGTAACCATGAATATCAATGGGACCTCAGCGATTTGGGGGGTTTAATCTTTGGACCCAATTAGACCCCAATTTTAGGGCTATGTATTCACAGCTTTGGGAATGGAGTAGCATGTTCCCTCATTTAAAAGTTACACTGCATAATGCATTGATATGGTCTCCTCAGTGGTGGGGGTCAAAGAACAGAAAGCATGTGTGGTCTTTCACGTAAAGATAGCATTATCTCCTTTGGACCCTCCCTAGCATTTTTCAATCTGAACAATTCTACTTCTATAGCTGGTAACATGTTTTCCAGCCAATCTTTTGCTGATCAGTTTTCCAGATCCCGTTAAGCAGCCAATTCCAGAATCTGTGCATGCTTCCTTCCCCTTTGACCCAACTGACTAGCCTTCCCAATCCTATCCAGAGCTCACTGAATGTTTTATCCAATGTAATAGAAGTGTTGTTCTGCCTGCCAGTTAGAAAATGCCACTTCGTTGTTTTAATGGATGAATGAGGCTCTTCCCGCAAGGTCGATGACCAGATTCACTCAATGcaaaggaaacattaaaaaaaaaactttttatttgtTCACAAGACTTTTCAAAGATGAACAAAcagggatttttaaaagaaaaagcaaaggaagcaaATGAGTGGAACAGGTGGGAAGAAAAGTTGGGGCAACAGGCAGGAGAATGAGAAAGGTAAGACAGAGAGCCTTTGCCCTATTTTGGGGCATAAAGCTATGTATTTTATGTCTTTCCAGTCAGCCACATTAGCTCCAGGTATAGGAGGCCTCTCTACATTCAGTGCTTGCTACAGCTTCAGCGACACATTGGCAGCTTACATCTGCAACAAGATGCTAGGCCATGTATTATCAACTAAAACTGGATcctgaagcaaatatttgaatACCATTAACAGGTTAAGACAAATCCACCCCATGTTGCCCCTTTGCACACCCAGGAACATTTGGACTTCCCATTCTTATGGAGCAGACATACCCTCCACACATTATCTCTACACCTCTCTATAAAGTCAAGTTTTAAAAATCGGCACTTACATTGTACCTTTCCCCCTTGCGATTTATTGTTTCAGTGGAACAGTTGCTTCCTGGACAGCATTTAAGCGATGTTTCTTTACAGCACCCAGTTAGAATGGGGCGGAAGTGAATTTCCTTGTGGTGCACCTCTGCCCAGGATTGTTCCAACTATATTAAAAATCGCACTTGAACATGCATGTACCATAATGGTCCAGAACGGATGCCCATCCTTTGATACACCTGTAGCTTCTTTGCCTGTATAGTCTCAAATGCTATTTAGGACACCTGCAAATGGGGCGCTTCTTTGGAACACGGCTGGAATTGTAGCTAAGAGAGGAGCGATTATCATCAGCTGAGATTTGGGGTGAGATTAAAGCTAAACTCTGAACAAAGGCCTGCTTTGAGAGGGCAAGATCGTGCTTTGAGGCTGGATTGTACCTTTTCAGTTCTGGCAAGACATGAACCAGCGAACAATATCCTTCAGTTTAGTCACAGATTTGAAACACGTCAAGCCAGAGTGGGGTCACCGGGAGGGAAGGACAGATGGGACATGAACAGTAATGAGAAAAGAGCCAAATCCAGCCCACGCAAGGATTTTTCTGTTACAGATAAAGGATGAATGCCATTAAGGCAAAGCCGGGATGATAACGGGAGCACCATAACATTtggcagaaggaagaggaagtgatTCCATCTTTAAGACATCTGTTTTCCTCTAAACAAATCTGCTCCTGACTGTCTACTTTATCAGAGCTGAAGGCCCTTAAGGTTGTAGTTTCACAAGTTGGCACAGTGAACAGAGATATTAAAGATGGGGGACTAATAAATATGTAAGAATATGGGAAGAGAAGGAACTGCCTCTTTTCTCAGTGTCTCACACAGCGCCCCCTAGCCCACTAGTAGTAGTACTGCCGCTACTAAAAAGAGATCTGTAAGAGCCAAGCCAGCTTTAAACCAGTGTCAGAGCCTGCCCCGTAAGAATAGTCTGAAAAGAGGGTTGACAGGTTAGAtttgagaagaaggaaaaaggaacagaACGTGgagatgcaattttttttaatttttattttgtgcgGATTTATTGAACGGGGGTTGAAAGGGCGCCAAGGCTTAACCTCAAgcttcctcctctgcctcttctccaaaatcttcctcctcctcggctgTTGCATCCTGGTATTGTTGATATTCAGAAACGAGGTCGTTCATGTTGCTCTCCGCTTCTGTGAACTCCATCTCGTCCATGCCCTCGCCCGTGTACCAGTGCAGGAAAGCTTTGCGGCGGAACATGGCCGTGAACTGCTCGGAGATGCGCTTGAAGAGCTCTTGGATGGCTGTGCTGTTGCCGATGAAGGTGACCGCCATTTTCAGGCCACGGGGAGGGATGTCGCACACGGCCGTCTTGACGTTGTTAGGGATCCATTCAACGAAGTAGCTGCTATTCTTGTTCTGCACGTTTAACATCTGCTCGTCCACCTCCTTCATGGACATACGGCCTCGGAAGACGGCTGCCACGGTCAGGTAGCGTCCATGGCGGGGATCACAGGCTGCCATCATGTTCTTGGCATCGAAAACTTGCTGCGTTAGCTCTGGAACTGTCAGGGCCCGGTACTGTTGGCTGCCACGGCTGGTCAAGGGAGCGAAGCCAGGCATGAAAAAGTGGAGCCGAGGGAATGGAACCATGTTCACGGCGAGCTTGCGGAGATCAGCATTCAGCTGTCCAGGAAAGCGGAGGCAGGTTGTTACACCACTCATGGTGGCAGAGACCAGGTGGTTAAGATCCCCATAGGTTGGAGTGGTCAGCTTGAGGGTGCGGAAGCAGATGTCATAGAGGGCCTCGTTGTCAATGCAGTAGGTCTCATCTGTGTTCTCCACCAGCTGGTGGACGGAGAGGGTAGCATTGTAAGGCTCCACCACTGTATCAGAGACCTTGGGAGATGGCACCACGCTGAAGGTATTCATGATGCGGTCAGGGTACTCTTCACGGATCTTGCTGATCAGTAAGGTGCCCATCCCAGAACCGGTTCCACCACCTAGAGAGTGGGTCAGCTGGAACCCTTGCAGGCAGTCACAACTCTCGGCTTCCTTCCTCACAACATCCAGGACTGAATCCACCAGCTCAGCACCTTCTGTATAATGACCTTTGGCCCAGTTGTTACCAGCTCCACTCTGGCCTGAAAGGTGCAGGAGAAGGTGGGGAATAAATCATTAAGTTGAGTTAAGAAGCCACCCTTCCTTTTGACTGCTAGCTACTTCTAGATTCCTGGCCTTTCCCCATCAGATTCATGCAGATTATCTTCTTAAATGTGCAACACCAGTTCTTAAAACCCATCACAGGAGGAATGCATCAAACTGTTTACACTCATTCACCTTGTATGAACCCAAGATCTCAGCTCCCAGAAATACATCCCATTTAAGATAGGGAAAAGTGGCTGACTATGCACCATCACCATTTGTTTGGGTTATCATACCAGACTCAACCAATGCAGATTGTAAGCCATGActgatggcttagcatgatgtgtggtTGGTTCAGTAAATTAGGGCTAGGcaattatggtttagtgtgaaCTGTGAACCCAGTTTGCCTTGAGAAAGAGCATACCATCATTCTTAGAATCCTTGCTTCAAGTCAAGCAATTTTTGACAGGCCAGCTTTCAAGACTGATTTAGAACCTGGCAAAGTATTGATATGGATCTTGAAGTTTGCCCATCTTTAATATTTTTCCCTCAGGCCAGTTGCTCAAAGGCTGAGCAATTTCCAACTGCAGCACTGAGCCAAGACACAGAATTAACATGAAGTTCAAGGCAATATATGAGGGCCTTAAGTTGCCCAAGCCAAGTTCATGTATTAGAACTCATCCTCCACGCTCCTCCAAATCCAATATGCAGACCCCTCTAATCTCCAGAGGAAAATTCATTTTGCTAGCCTTCTCAAATATAATGGAAGAGATAGTATGGAAGAAACCCCCAAAATTGAGCTATTTCCACTCCTCGTCTAAAGATTTGTTTAGCGGATTATTGGCCTGAATACTGAAGTCTAATTATATTGTTGATTGCCTCTATCTACTCACCCAGCAAAAATGTTATAATACAGTTCATATAACTCACAAGGCTCTGCATCTCCCATTAGTTCACAGCATGGGAGCACATTAGGGTGGTCAGGAAAAGCTGTTTTAATTGAGGTTTGACCCTTACCCCTTTCTAAGGGACTCTGATGAATTATATATGGAGGAGCGGGATAGATAAATCACATGATTTTTTGTCCTTCTTCTGTGCCTATTCCAATTTCACTGGAAACAGAATTCCACAGCAAGCCTTGCTATTAAACACAATCTTGTCTGAGTGCTCTCCAAATGTCTTGGGTTGCAATTCCATTTATACCCAACCCAACCCTGTCATGAAAATGATAGCCtaccacatctggagagcatcagtttAGGGGTAAATGAACTAGGACAGCCTCCTCCCAATTGCGTGGGCATCAATCCCCACAATTCTTAAGTGtgctggctcaggaattctgggagctgaggttcACACAGCTGAAGGGGCCCAAAATTTGGAAGGCTAAACTAAGCATTCCAGAAGAAATAGCTACCCCAGCTTGTCCTGAAAACACTTCTTTGCCTGCCCCTGTTATCACATCAATGCTTTGTAAAGACCTGTTCTATTCCTCCTTTTATAGCAACATAAATTACCAACATAGATTCCCAATTTTATGGAAGACATTGGTTGTTCAAACCTAGACAGTCATAGTCCTGTACTTTTCCCCATCAAATGTAGCTACATATACTATAGCAAATGGCGCAGGGAAAGAAGTTGCATCTTACCAAATACAAAATTATCTGGTCGGAATATCTGGCCGAAAGGTCCAGACCTCACTGAGTCCATAGTTCCTGGCTCCAAATCAACCAAGATGGCACGAGGGACATATTTGCCCCctagagaaagaaacaaagatttAAGGCAGAGCTGTAACAGGAAGTCAACTGCAGTAGCAAACTAAGCTTCCTCTGATGAAAGACTGTAACCAAGCTGCAGTCTGGTTCTAACTATGAGGCCAGGCATTGGTAAGGCCATCAATGAATTGAAGGAAGTTGGAGATTCCTTATACACAGGATGGAGGGAGGAACACAGAACAGGGTAGCAGAAAtataaaaagagggagagaaagaaaagagacaagTTTCAATATGATATTAAGAATGTTATAAAATAGTCATCTTTCTAATACATGATGGCGTAAACCTTTCTTAACTCAATTCATTacgccagtctttctcaaccttggccactttaaggcgtgtggacttcaactcccagtatgcCCCAGccagttgggagttgaagtccacacgccttaaagtggccacggttgagaaacactatattAGGCTATCTTTGTAGGGTAAGATCAAGTATAATCTTGAAATTGGCTTTTTAATCTAATTAGACATAAGAACTAGCATCTTACTTTTAAGTTCAAATAATGAATGTTGAGGTTCTTAGCAAGCTCAGACTATACAATTCCCTGTCTATATACCTATATCTATATTCTTCACATATTCCATTTTAATAAACAAGGACACAACAGAAGGAATGATACTAGAGGCAATGAGGAACTTCAACAAGGGTTCATATCTATTTGTTGGAAAACACTGGGATCAAATCATGCTAACACAGtgaggggggaggaagaagaggagaggaaggcTTACCAGTGGCCTCATTGTAGTAAACACTGATGCGATCCAGCTGTAGATCACTGTCCCCATGATAGGTTCCAGTGGGGTCAATTCCATGTTCATCACTGATCACCTCCCAGAACTTCCAAggacaaataaaaaaagaaagattttggttaggataaaataaacaagagaagCCGTGTGCTCTAGCAGCACAGAACTTATTTACAAAGGGGAGTATGATTCCCCGCCACTTCTGATGTTATATACCAAATGTTCCATTCTTAAGAGACATACATTCTTGGAACAATCAGGCAACAAATTTATCTGTGCAATGCTGTGAGACACACCTTTAAATCACAAGTAGATATCCTGGGCcaagtcttccccaacttggtacccCTCTGTGGTAGATAGCATGCATGCTCTCCATTCAGAAGGCCCCACCTTTAAATGCTTGGTATGAAAGAAGTCCACAAAATAGGAGGCATCTCTGTACTGACTAGAAACCACCACTCTTCCCTAGCCTGGTACCTTGCAGCTGTGATGGGATCTCTAGCCGACAGAGCCCTGTTGGCAGGGAATTCTGAGGGCGATTAACCATCTGGAGaacaacaaaccaacaaaatgaGGCCATGCTCTCTGAAAGGCACCCTGATGAGAGGCCTCCCCTTCTGAGAGGGACAGTGTGGGAGAAAAGACAAGAGTCTCTTTCCTGGCACTGACGTTTTTCCAAGTCACATCTTCGGATAGGGCACGGTCCTAATTAGATGCAGCACCTCTGAGCCAGGAGCTCTGCACCCTCAATGGCAAGAAGAGTGAATTCAACACAGGCTCAGAATTCATCGCCATCCCTTTAACAGTTCCAAGCTGGAACCTGGGCATCTAAGCGGACTTCAGGGCTCAGCTGCCATCCAACCAAGACTTGGACGTACAATTACGGGAAAAAAGACATGAATGCAAGTGAGAAGGATTTATGCCTATTTTAAAAGGCCCAACTCTGCATCCCTCCATCCTAAGGCGCCAATTATCTTCACGCTAATCACAGTCTCCTTTTCTAAGGCAGCAGCAAAACTCAAAGGACAGAGGAGCTGACTAAGCAGCTGAAGCAGCCAATACAAGCAGTGCTTTGTTCTCCTGAAGGCCAGCCTGCATAAGTAGCTCTTAGCTGCAGCGTAATTGTGTCTGCTGGCCTTTCTCCTCCCTTGGCCATGGAAAGTCCATCTTACAGGTGCAGACAATATCTCCCACCATCCCATCTTTAGAAAAGAACCTTT
This window contains:
- the TUBB gene encoding tubulin beta chain, translated to MREIVHIQAGQCGNQIGAKFWEVISDEHGIDPTGTYHGDSDLQLDRISVYYNEATGGKYVPRAILVDLEPGTMDSVRSGPFGQIFRPDNFVFGQSGAGNNWAKGHYTEGAELVDSVLDVVRKEAESCDCLQGFQLTHSLGGGTGSGMGTLLISKIREEYPDRIMNTFSVVPSPKVSDTVVEPYNATLSVHQLVENTDETYCIDNEALYDICFRTLKLTTPTYGDLNHLVSATMSGVTTCLRFPGQLNADLRKLAVNMVPFPRLHFFMPGFAPLTSRGSQQYRALTVPELTQQVFDAKNMMAACDPRHGRYLTVAAVFRGRMSMKEVDEQMLNVQNKNSSYFVEWIPNNVKTAVCDIPPRGLKMAVTFIGNSTAIQELFKRISEQFTAMFRRKAFLHWYTGEGMDEMEFTEAESNMNDLVSEYQQYQDATAEEEEDFGEEAEEEA